The following are from one region of the Ignavibacteriota bacterium genome:
- a CDS encoding sigma-54-dependent Fis family transcriptional regulator gives MAEKILVVDDEDIIRESLSYILTKEKYEVTEAANGKVAFDMLKETSFDLVITDLEMPEMKGIELLDEIKKMNLQTSTIVITAYGSMETAIAALRGGASDYILKPVEFDELLIKVKKLFEMRDLHLENRILRKELQREYDYTNIIGKSPAIQQIFEMIKAVADTDSTVLISGNSGTGKELVAKALHYNSKRSNKPFIALNCGAISENLIESELFGHKKGAFTGAISDKEGFIKAAEAGTLFLDEISEMPPQLQVKLLRAIQEKEYTPVGTTVSLPVNVRFIASTNRNLQEYVVQGKFREDLFYRLNVVDIHLPSLKERDGDIPLLADHFLNKYRKQMNKNIKGISNDAMRALMNHEWKGEIRELENVIERAVIFCNEDFIAMNHLPVQFQSPSDHSDYSPSGSLDDSVKRFEKEIIIRALEANEFNKEKTAETLQVGLSTLYRKMKELDIQI, from the coding sequence ATGGCTGAAAAAATTTTAGTAGTTGATGATGAAGATATCATCCGTGAATCTCTCTCTTACATCCTGACGAAAGAAAAATATGAAGTAACTGAAGCAGCGAATGGTAAAGTTGCTTTTGATATGCTCAAAGAAACATCATTCGATCTGGTAATCACAGATTTAGAAATGCCTGAAATGAAGGGCATCGAATTGCTTGATGAGATTAAAAAAATGAATTTACAGACAAGTACGATTGTGATTACAGCATACGGCTCTATGGAAACTGCTATTGCTGCTCTCAGAGGTGGTGCCAGCGATTACATTTTAAAGCCAGTTGAATTTGATGAACTCCTGATTAAAGTTAAAAAATTATTTGAGATGCGCGATCTGCATCTTGAAAACAGAATTCTCCGGAAAGAATTACAGCGTGAATATGATTACACAAATATTATCGGGAAGAGTCCGGCTATACAGCAGATTTTTGAAATGATAAAAGCAGTAGCTGACACAGATAGTACCGTTCTGATTTCGGGTAACAGCGGTACCGGAAAAGAACTCGTTGCCAAAGCTCTTCATTACAATTCAAAAAGATCTAACAAACCATTTATCGCTTTAAATTGTGGAGCGATTTCTGAAAACCTTATCGAGAGTGAATTATTTGGTCACAAGAAAGGTGCTTTCACAGGTGCGATCAGCGATAAAGAAGGCTTTATAAAAGCAGCAGAGGCTGGAACCTTATTCCTCGATGAGATTAGTGAAATGCCGCCGCAACTTCAGGTAAAACTTTTAAGAGCAATTCAGGAGAAAGAATATACTCCCGTAGGTACAACTGTTTCTCTTCCTGTAAATGTAAGATTCATTGCATCAACAAATAGAAACCTCCAGGAATATGTTGTACAGGGAAAATTCAGAGAAGATTTATTTTACAGACTTAATGTAGTTGATATTCACTTACCATCTTTAAAAGAACGTGATGGAGATATTCCGCTGCTCGCTGATCATTTCTTGAATAAATACAGAAAACAGATGAATAAGAATATCAAAGGAATATCTAATGACGCAATGAGAGCATTGATGAATCACGAATGGAAAGGTGAAATTCGTGAACTAGAAAACGTAATCGAAAGAGCTGTAATTTTTTGTAATGAGGATTTTATTGCTATGAATCATCTGCCAGTACAATTTCAATCTCCTTCAGATCATTCTGATTACTCACCTTCCGGCTCACTTGATGATTCAGTAAAAAGATTTGAAAAAGAGATTATTATCCGCGCGCTTGAAGCAAATGAATTCAATAAAGAAAAAACTGCAGAGACACTACAGGTTGGTCTTTCCACTCTTTACAGGAAGATGAAAGAACTTGACATTCAGATTTAA
- the menE gene encoding o-succinylbenzoate--CoA ligase — protein MKNLNPEKFLLLKQSTNSKAIISSSVTYTFDELKQIVLNRASSLKSQNICSGENVAIVSKNNIYYVIDTLALWQISAVPVLINTRLNESEIDEQLKLADCKSIIVQEEFKELFNGRDKKFINNHLSEAGQNFIGRDELKLSDSAVIIFSSGSTNKSKGIILSFNSLYNSALNSNKLLRYTQSDRWLASLPFYHIGGFSTITRSLIFGIPLIIPDSLSIDHLINSINNYQPTFLSLVSAQLKKVVDERMTPNQEMKNCLIGGGFSDSELIRNAYELGWPINVVYGATETSSFVSALLKDEFLMKSNSVGRAIPTNRIVVVDQNGIELKPFEIGEVAVQSNALMSGYLNEDESKQTFRNGFYLTGDIGYLDEDDYLFIEGRKNFLISTGGENVNPAEVEKVLLQHPQITEAAVFPLKDQQWGEIIAAAIVTKDKSPEISSDEFQIFLQDKISSFKIPKIFFFTDRIPKTELGKTEKDKLINRYRLTSL, from the coding sequence ATGAAGAATCTCAATCCCGAAAAATTTCTGCTGCTCAAACAATCAACCAATTCTAAAGCAATAATATCTTCATCAGTTACTTACACGTTTGATGAATTGAAACAAATAGTATTAAACAGAGCATCAAGTTTGAAATCACAAAATATTTGCTCCGGAGAAAATGTTGCAATCGTTAGTAAGAACAATATTTATTATGTGATTGATACTTTAGCGCTTTGGCAAATCTCTGCGGTACCTGTCCTCATCAATACCAGGCTCAATGAATCAGAGATTGATGAACAATTAAAACTTGCAGATTGTAAATCAATAATCGTTCAGGAGGAATTCAAAGAATTATTTAATGGCAGAGACAAAAAATTTATCAACAATCACCTGAGCGAAGCTGGACAAAATTTTATCGGAAGAGATGAACTAAAATTGAGTGATTCTGCAGTTATTATTTTTAGTTCCGGTTCAACAAATAAATCAAAGGGAATAATTCTCTCATTTAACAGCCTTTACAATAGTGCTCTTAACAGCAATAAATTATTGCGATATACTCAAAGTGATCGATGGCTTGCAAGTCTTCCGTTTTACCATATTGGAGGTTTTTCAACTATTACAAGATCACTGATATTCGGAATTCCATTAATTATTCCTGATTCACTTTCTATTGATCATTTAATTAATTCAATAAATAATTATCAGCCAACTTTTCTTTCTCTTGTTTCTGCCCAGCTAAAAAAAGTAGTTGACGAAAGAATGACACCAAATCAGGAAATGAAAAATTGTCTCATAGGCGGTGGATTTTCCGATTCAGAGTTGATTCGAAACGCTTACGAACTCGGATGGCCAATAAATGTGGTTTATGGTGCTACCGAAACTTCTTCATTTGTCTCTGCTCTTTTAAAGGATGAATTTTTAATGAAATCTAATTCTGTTGGCAGAGCAATTCCGACTAATAGAATCGTTGTTGTTGATCAGAATGGTATCGAATTAAAACCATTTGAGATTGGAGAAGTTGCAGTTCAATCAAATGCTTTAATGTCAGGTTATCTTAACGAAGATGAAAGTAAACAAACATTTAGAAACGGATTTTACCTCACAGGAGATATCGGATATCTTGATGAAGATGATTATTTATTCATTGAAGGAAGAAAGAACTTTTTGATTTCAACGGGAGGAGAAAATGTAAATCCGGCGGAAGTTGAAAAAGTATTACTACAACATCCGCAAATTACTGAAGCAGCAGTGTTCCCGTTAAAAGATCAGCAGTGGGGGGAGATTATTGCAGCAGCCATTGTAACAAAAGATAAATCGCCTGAAATTTCTTCCGATGAGTTTCAGATATTCTTACAGGATAAAATATCATCATTCAAAATTCCAAAAATATTTTTCTTTACAGATCGGATCCCCAAAACAGAACTTGGTAAAACAGAAAAAGATAAATTGATTAACCGTTACAGATTAACGTCTCTCTGA
- the asd gene encoding aspartate-semialdehyde dehydrogenase, translated as MNKLSNKIPVAILGATGSVGQKFIELLADHPWFEIAELCASDKSAGKQYKAAVDWFLSSALPEKVGNIVVQKCEPVLKSKIVFSGLDSSVAGIIETDFAQAGYKVISNSKNHRMDNDVPLLIPEVNPEHLGLIKIQKFGKGCIVTNPNCSVIGLTIALKPLLDSFGLDAVSVVTMQAISGAGHPRVVNLDIEDNVIPFISGEESKVESEPLKILGTLNSQEIVFNNFIISAQCNRVNVTDGHTECVQVKLKNKATTEEIIKVWKEFKAEPQRLNLPLAPNQPIYYSNDQTFPQPKHQRNLDKGMAVSIGRLREDKIFDYSFVILSHNTVRGAAGGAILCAELMKAKGII; from the coding sequence TTGAACAAATTATCAAACAAAATTCCAGTTGCCATACTTGGAGCAACAGGCAGTGTTGGTCAAAAATTTATTGAACTTTTAGCTGACCATCCATGGTTCGAAATAGCTGAACTTTGTGCTTCGGATAAATCTGCAGGAAAACAATATAAAGCTGCCGTTGACTGGTTTTTATCTTCTGCCCTGCCCGAAAAAGTTGGAAACATTGTCGTTCAAAAATGTGAACCGGTGTTAAAGTCAAAAATTGTTTTTTCAGGATTGGATTCATCAGTTGCTGGCATAATCGAAACAGATTTTGCTCAGGCAGGATACAAAGTAATTTCAAACTCCAAAAATCATAGAATGGATAATGATGTTCCTCTTCTGATTCCTGAAGTAAATCCTGAACATCTCGGATTAATCAAAATTCAAAAATTTGGTAAAGGTTGCATTGTAACAAATCCAAATTGCTCCGTTATCGGACTTACTATTGCACTGAAACCACTTCTCGATAGTTTTGGATTAGATGCAGTTAGCGTAGTAACTATGCAGGCAATTTCGGGCGCCGGACATCCTAGAGTAGTTAACCTTGATATCGAAGATAATGTGATTCCATTTATCAGTGGAGAAGAATCGAAGGTTGAATCTGAACCTCTGAAAATATTGGGAACTTTAAATAGTCAGGAAATAGTATTTAATAATTTTATAATTAGTGCGCAGTGCAACCGCGTTAATGTTACAGACGGACATACTGAGTGTGTTCAGGTGAAACTTAAAAATAAAGCGACTACTGAGGAAATAATTAAAGTCTGGAAAGAATTTAAAGCTGAACCTCAGCGATTGAATCTTCCGCTTGCTCCAAACCAGCCGATTTACTACAGTAATGATCAGACTTTTCCTCAACCAAAACATCAACGGAATTTGGATAAAGGTATGGCTGTGTCAATTGGAAGATTGCGTGAAGACAAAATATTTGATTACAGTTTTGTGATACTCTCTCATAATACTGTAAGAGGTGCAGCCGGCGGGGCAATTCTTTGTGCAGAACTAATGAAGGCAAAAGGAATTATTTAG
- a CDS encoding c-type cytochrome: protein MKNTFFFMLFISAIIGLFAIAFSFAQDKEIDGKNIFIDAKCNNCHTVTSMDITSKKDDATDLSNVGTVGDAHLIKSYLLKEAKINDKEHKTKFKGTEEELNNLVNWLFTLKTVKDS from the coding sequence ATGAAAAATACATTTTTCTTCATGTTGTTTATATCAGCAATCATTGGTTTATTTGCAATCGCTTTCTCGTTTGCACAGGATAAGGAAATTGATGGAAAGAATATATTCATTGACGCAAAATGTAATAACTGCCATACAGTAACTTCAATGGATATTACTTCAAAGAAGGATGATGCTACTGATCTTTCAAACGTTGGTACTGTTGGCGATGCACATCTTATAAAATCATATTTATTGAAAGAAGCAAAGATTAACGATAAAGAACATAAAACAAAATTCAAAGGAACAGAAGAGGAACTAAATAATCTTGTCAATTGGCTTTTTACTTTGAAAACTGTAAAAGATAGCTGA
- a CDS encoding site-specific DNA-methyltransferase, which yields MKTNHQIIIGDSRKMQELENESIHQIITSPPYWQLKDYGSENQVGYNDSYENYINNLNLVWDESFRVLHKGCRLCVNIGDQFARAIYYGRYKVIPIRTEIIKFCEIRGFDYMGAIIWQKVTTSNTTGGATIMGSFPYPRNGILKIDYEFILLFKKPGNSPKPNNDFKKRSAMTIEEWNTYFQGHWNFPGVRQDNHLAMFPEELPKRLIKMFSFVGDNILDPFLGSGTTTLAAKNLDRNSVGYEINSEFVPLIKEKLSINHKDIFDENAYDFITQKKQKINFVKELENLPYKYIDPHNFNKKVDPKKFQFGSKLDKNGSKREEYFSIKEVLSPELVKLDNDLTIRLIGVKEKTEINGKAKEYLISKTKGQKVFLKFDEQKYDEKNQLLCYLYLQNKTFINAHLIKEKLVTVDTSINFKYKTKFLHLVTNQNG from the coding sequence ATGAAAACAAATCACCAAATAATTATTGGCGATTCAAGAAAAATGCAAGAGTTGGAGAATGAATCAATTCATCAAATTATCACATCTCCCCCATATTGGCAATTGAAAGACTATGGATCTGAAAACCAAGTCGGATATAATGATAGCTACGAAAATTATATTAACAACTTAAATCTAGTATGGGATGAATCGTTTCGTGTATTACATAAAGGTTGTCGACTTTGTGTGAATATTGGCGATCAGTTTGCTCGAGCCATTTACTATGGAAGATACAAAGTGATTCCAATTCGAACGGAAATTATCAAGTTTTGTGAGATACGAGGTTTTGACTATATGGGTGCAATTATTTGGCAAAAAGTTACCACTTCCAATACAACAGGCGGTGCAACTATAATGGGTTCTTTTCCTTACCCAAGAAATGGAATTCTGAAAATTGATTATGAATTTATTCTTTTATTTAAAAAACCCGGTAATTCTCCAAAGCCAAATAATGACTTTAAAAAAAGATCAGCAATGACTATTGAGGAATGGAACACATATTTTCAAGGTCATTGGAATTTTCCTGGAGTTCGACAAGATAATCATTTAGCAATGTTTCCTGAAGAATTACCAAAAAGATTAATAAAAATGTTTTCATTTGTAGGTGATAATATTCTAGACCCATTCCTTGGTAGCGGTACAACAACTCTTGCAGCAAAAAATCTTGATAGAAATTCGGTTGGTTACGAAATTAATTCAGAATTTGTACCATTAATCAAAGAAAAATTATCTATAAATCACAAAGATATTTTTGATGAAAATGCATACGACTTCATTACACAAAAAAAACAAAAAATTAATTTTGTTAAGGAATTAGAAAATCTTCCATATAAGTATATTGATCCACATAATTTTAACAAGAAAGTTGATCCAAAAAAATTTCAATTTGGATCTAAGTTGGATAAGAATGGAAGCAAAAGAGAAGAATATTTTTCTATAAAAGAAGTTTTAAGTCCTGAATTAGTTAAGCTGGATAACGATTTAACTATAAGATTGATTGGTGTTAAAGAAAAGACAGAAATCAATGGCAAGGCAAAAGAGTACTTGATTTCAAAAACGAAAGGTCAAAAAGTATTTTTAAAATTTGATGAACAAAAGTATGACGAAAAGAATCAATTACTCTGTTATCTCTACCTACAGAATAAAACTTTTATAAACGCTCATCTCATTAAAGAAAAACTCGTAACGGTTGACACATCGATTAATTTCAAATACAAAACTAAATTTCTCCATTTAGTTACAAACCAGAATGGCTAA
- a CDS encoding MjaI family restriction endonuclease, whose translation MAKEWILNSVMNRFQLNFKRNVGPTSESIRKCSPKTIDDWEKYYFKNVKSKEHIAELGKKLYTKISEVVQAELEDITEQDCIDYMINLVINRTFDGYMTEIETIYGQLEKILEIKIEPAPDDWDRLFNVDFFIKINEKYIGLQIKPVNEGIQLPEIFKERAIQEETHLKFTDVFGGKVFYIFSTKINGMKDIVNKEIIDEIKNEVERLKKL comes from the coding sequence ATGGCTAAAGAATGGATTTTAAATAGTGTGATGAATCGCTTTCAATTAAATTTTAAAAGAAATGTAGGACCAACCTCTGAATCCATCCGTAAATGCTCACCTAAAACTATTGATGATTGGGAAAAATACTATTTTAAGAATGTAAAAAGTAAAGAGCATATTGCTGAGTTAGGCAAGAAACTTTACACTAAAATATCGGAAGTTGTCCAGGCTGAACTTGAAGATATAACAGAGCAAGACTGTATTGATTATATGATTAATCTTGTAATCAATAGAACTTTCGATGGTTACATGACTGAAATAGAAACAATCTATGGCCAACTTGAGAAAATATTGGAAATAAAAATTGAACCAGCTCCTGACGACTGGGATAGATTATTCAATGTTGACTTTTTTATTAAAATAAATGAAAAATATATTGGACTTCAAATTAAACCAGTTAATGAAGGGATTCAGTTGCCAGAAATTTTCAAAGAACGAGCAATCCAAGAAGAAACCCATCTAAAATTTACGGATGTTTTTGGCGGTAAAGTATTTTATATATTCTCCACTAAGATTAATGGGATGAAAGATATTGTTAATAAAGAAATTATTGATGAAATCAAAAATGAAGTTGAGAGATTAAAAAAATTATAG
- a CDS encoding acyl-CoA thioesterase — MFTIKRKINFYECDPAGILFYAKLFEISHSVYEEMINSFNLKKNYWVNDEFVVPIIKTDGAYFKPLKSGDTISINLTVTHRKENSFELTYEWINDSGELSAKARTVHVFVDKKRWLKIPIYAEIADGLEAHQRDVNL; from the coding sequence ATGTTTACAATAAAAAGAAAAATAAATTTTTACGAATGCGACCCCGCAGGTATTTTATTTTATGCAAAGCTTTTTGAAATCAGTCATTCTGTGTATGAAGAGATGATAAACAGCTTTAATTTAAAAAAGAATTATTGGGTTAACGATGAGTTCGTAGTGCCAATCATTAAAACTGACGGTGCATACTTCAAACCACTAAAATCGGGAGATACTATTTCAATAAATCTTACCGTTACGCATCGTAAAGAAAACTCATTTGAATTGACGTATGAATGGATCAATGATTCAGGTGAACTTTCAGCGAAGGCAAGAACGGTTCACGTTTTTGTTGATAAAAAAAGATGGCTGAAGATACCGATTTACGCTGAAATTGCTGATGGTCTTGAAGCACATCAGAGAGACGTTAATCTGTAA
- a CDS encoding cytochrome B, which produces MNKPLCKQRTLILTMGVFLFLFLNGFAQSNDDCLMCHDDDTFTMEKNDKEVSIFVSGDKFNSASHSKLKCISCHTNFDAEEIPHSDNLTPKNCTSCHQKEIVKHLFHPRLLKATGNEKGKDVNCLSCHDYHYAQNPTKPGAKWSTENLPKSCGQCHSKVENKYLASEHFKSFKDGMQGAPNCLTCHKNPIAKVHDGENLVDIKIAQEKLCLSCHLDSPEVRARTSVTAGFITMYEKSVHGSALNSGNPDAATCIDCHNSHEVLKSTNNSSPTFKQNIPSTCGKCHTEIAKEYSQSIHGIVAMKGVKDAPVCTDCHGEHNILKKDDPKSPVAFLNLSREVCSPCHNSVRLSDKYGLSSDRFETFTDSYHGLAVEGGSVSAANCASCHGAHNIKPSSDPTSTVNKANLVKTCGGCHPGANERFTVGKIHITRQEESEPIIFFIARMYITLIFVVIGLMFVHNTFDFFRKSKIKKMKQRGLIREERHSHRLYLRMTVNERLQHATMAISFMLLVVTGFMLSYPNAWWARHIRDFSSDAFEYRSLIHRISACVMVGISLYHIYYISFTTRGRQLIKDLLPKYQDIRDAIDVARFNLGISKIKPKLDRFSYVEKAEYWALIWGTIVMSATGIIMWFNNYFMGLITKLGWDIARTIHYYEAWLAFLAIVIWHFYFVIFNPDVYPMSLAWWKGTLTEGEMAEEHALELEKIAKAEEEKLKAESEDSGEKS; this is translated from the coding sequence ATGAACAAACCTTTATGTAAGCAAAGAACACTCATATTAACAATGGGTGTTTTTCTTTTTTTATTCTTGAATGGATTTGCACAATCCAATGATGACTGCCTGATGTGTCACGATGATGACACATTTACTATGGAGAAAAATGATAAAGAGGTTTCAATTTTTGTAAGCGGTGATAAATTCAATTCTGCAAGCCATTCTAAATTGAAATGTATTTCGTGCCATACAAATTTTGATGCCGAAGAAATACCACACAGCGATAATCTAACACCAAAAAATTGTACAAGCTGTCATCAGAAAGAAATTGTAAAACATTTATTCCATCCGCGTTTGTTAAAAGCAACCGGAAATGAAAAAGGAAAAGATGTAAATTGTTTGTCCTGTCACGACTATCATTATGCTCAGAACCCGACTAAACCTGGCGCTAAATGGAGTACGGAAAATCTGCCTAAATCCTGCGGTCAATGTCACTCAAAAGTAGAAAATAAATATCTAGCATCAGAGCATTTCAAGTCTTTCAAAGATGGAATGCAGGGTGCACCAAATTGTTTAACCTGTCATAAAAACCCGATTGCAAAAGTTCATGATGGAGAGAACCTTGTAGATATAAAAATTGCTCAGGAAAAATTATGTTTATCCTGTCATCTGGATTCGCCGGAAGTTAGAGCAAGAACATCTGTTACTGCCGGATTTATAACAATGTACGAAAAGAGTGTTCATGGTTCCGCATTGAATTCAGGCAATCCTGATGCCGCAACTTGTATTGATTGTCATAACTCGCATGAAGTACTTAAAAGTACAAACAATAGCTCTCCAACTTTCAAACAAAATATACCTTCAACCTGCGGTAAATGTCATACCGAAATTGCGAAAGAGTATTCGCAAAGCATACATGGTATTGTAGCGATGAAAGGAGTAAAAGATGCACCGGTTTGTACTGATTGTCATGGAGAACACAATATCCTAAAAAAAGATGATCCAAAATCTCCTGTTGCATTTCTAAATCTTTCCAGAGAAGTCTGTTCACCTTGTCACAATTCAGTCAGGCTGTCTGATAAATATGGATTATCAAGCGACAGGTTTGAAACTTTTACTGACAGCTATCATGGATTAGCTGTTGAAGGTGGATCAGTCTCGGCAGCTAATTGTGCAAGTTGTCATGGTGCTCACAATATTAAACCATCTTCAGATCCGACATCTACTGTAAACAAAGCTAATTTAGTTAAGACTTGCGGCGGTTGTCATCCTGGTGCGAATGAAAGATTTACAGTAGGAAAAATTCACATTACAAGACAAGAAGAAAGTGAACCGATAATCTTCTTCATTGCGCGGATGTACATTACTTTGATATTCGTTGTTATTGGATTGATGTTTGTTCATAACACCTTTGACTTCTTCAGAAAATCAAAAATTAAAAAGATGAAGCAAAGAGGTTTGATAAGAGAAGAAAGACACAGTCACAGATTATATCTTCGAATGACTGTTAATGAAAGATTGCAGCACGCGACTATGGCGATTAGTTTTATGCTGCTCGTAGTAACCGGATTTATGTTAAGTTATCCGAATGCCTGGTGGGCAAGGCATATCAGAGATTTCAGCAGTGATGCATTTGAATACAGAAGCCTCATACACAGAATTTCTGCTTGTGTAATGGTTGGTATCAGCTTATATCATATCTATTACATTTCTTTTACAACACGAGGCAGACAGCTCATTAAAGATCTTCTTCCAAAATACCAGGATATCCGAGATGCTATTGACGTTGCCAGATTTAATCTCGGAATTTCAAAAATAAAACCAAAGCTGGATAGATTTAGCTATGTTGAAAAAGCTGAGTACTGGGCATTGATCTGGGGAACTATTGTAATGTCAGCTACCGGAATAATTATGTGGTTCAATAATTATTTTATGGGTTTGATTACGAAACTTGGATGGGATATTGCAAGAACAATTCATTATTATGAAGCATGGCTTGCATTCCTTGCCATAGTTATCTGGCATTTCTACTTCGTAATATTTAATCCTGATGTTTACCCAATGAGTCTTGCCTGGTGGAAAGGAACGTTGACCGAAGGTGAAATGGCTGAAGAACATGCTCTTGAACTGGAAAAAATTGCAAAAGCAGAAGAAGAAAAACTTAAAGCAGAATCAGAAGATTCCGGGGAAAAGTCATAA
- a CDS encoding YbaN family protein, which produces MASKQKIQVKTLSSAMKYFYLVSGFLLVTIGVIGIFLPVLPTTIFLILASACFIKSSPQANEWLRNHKVLGMYIKNYQDGTGLTIKSKIINISLLWLMISVSAFLFTELWYIRLLLFLIAVGVTIHLVLVKTRKN; this is translated from the coding sequence ATGGCTTCAAAGCAAAAAATTCAGGTAAAAACACTTTCATCGGCGATGAAATACTTTTATCTTGTTTCCGGATTTCTGCTTGTAACAATCGGAGTTATTGGAATATTTCTTCCGGTTCTTCCGACAACAATTTTTCTGATTCTTGCTTCTGCATGCTTCATAAAGAGTTCTCCTCAAGCGAATGAATGGTTGCGGAATCATAAAGTTTTAGGAATGTATATTAAGAATTATCAAGATGGTACCGGGTTAACAATTAAATCGAAGATTATCAACATTTCATTATTGTGGTTAATGATATCTGTTTCAGCATTTTTATTCACTGAATTATGGTATATACGTTTACTCCTGTTTTTAATCGCGGTTGGTGTAACAATTCATCTGGTACTTGTAAAAACCAGGAAGAATTAA
- a CDS encoding PAS domain S-box protein gives MHSSGNFKNKSVLTDSGVSGRTDSNPMFGFEIFDSLPDMYFLLDIRGEILRMNAKADEYIKSSIKPKPTNFLDLIDIFNRESVNNVFFQSISFGKVGEIETKIINGDKDIDVQISFTYYKFSTEIQTRELVFAIVKDITKDKVKDIELQRFFNIVESSLNPILITDLNGKMIYVNPAFIKTSGYSKQELLGRNPRIFGSGKLPKKFWDKMWQTISGGKVWFGEVEDKKKNGEPFFTQLLISPIFDKDQNVTGYFGIHRDLSEKRTLEKQLIHTQKMESIGTLAAGVAHEVGNPLASISALVQVAERNTEDVFIKEKLALVKNQVTRISKIIKDLVDFSRPSNFELQRVNINDCLKEAVEITRVGTKAKNVIFDVKLSRELPTLPLVADQLEQVFVNIVLNAIDAINESKNDKQEKRISIESALVDDEAVITFIDSGSGIKEENLNKIFEPFFTTKTQGKGTGLGLWVSYGIIKSFQGNIEVDSKPEIGTKFTIKLPIGN, from the coding sequence ATGCACTCATCTGGAAATTTTAAAAACAAATCTGTTCTAACTGACTCCGGAGTATCAGGACGGACCGATTCAAATCCGATGTTCGGTTTCGAAATTTTTGATTCGCTACCTGATATGTATTTTCTTCTTGATATTCGTGGCGAGATACTAAGAATGAACGCAAAGGCTGACGAATACATAAAATCATCTATTAAACCGAAGCCAACAAATTTTCTTGACTTAATTGATATTTTCAATCGTGAAAGTGTTAATAACGTTTTCTTCCAAAGTATAAGTTTTGGTAAAGTCGGTGAAATTGAGACTAAAATAATAAATGGAGATAAAGACATTGATGTTCAAATCTCATTTACCTATTACAAGTTTTCTACAGAAATACAAACAAGAGAATTAGTTTTTGCTATTGTTAAAGATATCACCAAAGATAAAGTAAAGGATATAGAACTGCAGCGATTCTTCAATATTGTAGAAAGCAGTTTAAACCCGATCCTGATTACAGATTTAAATGGTAAAATGATTTATGTGAATCCGGCGTTCATCAAAACGAGTGGTTATTCAAAGCAAGAATTGCTCGGAAGAAATCCAAGAATTTTTGGAAGCGGTAAATTACCAAAAAAATTCTGGGATAAAATGTGGCAAACTATTTCCGGCGGCAAGGTTTGGTTTGGTGAAGTTGAAGATAAGAAGAAAAATGGCGAACCATTCTTCACACAACTACTTATATCACCTATCTTCGACAAAGATCAAAATGTTACCGGCTATTTCGGAATTCACCGCGACTTGAGTGAAAAAAGAACACTCGAAAAACAATTAATTCACACTCAAAAAATGGAAAGCATCGGTACCTTAGCTGCCGGAGTTGCTCACGAAGTTGGTAATCCATTAGCATCCATTTCAGCATTAGTTCAGGTTGCAGAAAGAAATACCGAAGATGTGTTCATAAAAGAAAAATTAGCACTCGTTAAAAATCAGGTAACACGTATTTCAAAAATAATTAAAGACTTAGTTGATTTTTCACGTCCTTCAAATTTTGAACTTCAGAGAGTAAATATTAATGATTGTTTGAAGGAAGCTGTTGAAATTACCAGAGTTGGTACAAAAGCCAAAAATGTAATTTTCGATGTTAAATTAAGCCGAGAATTACCTACTCTCCCGCTTGTTGCTGATCAACTTGAGCAGGTTTTCGTAAATATTGTATTGAATGCAATTGATGCAATTAATGAAAGCAAAAACGATAAACAAGAAAAAAGAATAAGCATCGAATCTGCGTTGGTTGATGATGAAGCGGTTATTACATTTATTGATTCAGGTAGCGGGATTAAAGAAGAAAATCTAAATAAAATCTTTGAACCATTTTTTACAACAAAGACGCAGGGAAAAGGTACAGGTCTTGGATTGTGGGTTAGTTATGGAATTATTAAAAGTTTTCAAGGTAATATTGAAGTTGACAGCAAACCAGAGATTGGGACTAAGTTTACAATTAAGCTTCCTATAGGAAATTAA